TCTTCAGTAGGCTGTGAAGCTTTGAAATGCCGTGTTCAGTCTTCTCCCAGTAAAAAGGTTTTCTCATCAGTTGCAGCAATCCTCTCCAGCATCCAATGCTGATGAGGACCCAGTATAATGGGATCGCTAAGGCTAAGGGTATTGAGGTGTAGTTCTTCTTTAAGATGAAGGGGCCCATGTGCAATCCGATGTAGACAAGGTTCCCGATCAGTAAATTCGTCGCGCATATGTAATTGAGCGGATAGAAGAATAGGAATTGGAATAAGCCTGGTACGAGGAGTGTGGAGATCGTGACCGCCCACAGAAGCGGGTTGATGAGTGGAAGATATATGTTTCCTCCGAAGGTCAGTTGAAACAGAAGGAACTTCCGCCATCCCAGATCTTTTATAAGCTTTCGTGGGTGTCTCATATGAACAAGATATGTTTGAATGTACCCCTTATTCCACCTTGATCTCTGGCGTATCCAACTTCCAAGCCTGCTGTTTGCTTCTTCATATGTATAGGAGTTGAGCATAGCAGTCTTCTTCCCCCTCCTAGAGATCCTTACACCGAGATCTGCATCTTCAGTCATGTTATAAGGATCCCAGCCACCTAACTCCTTTAGTTGTTGTGTTCTGAAATGGTTGCTTGTTCCTCCAAGGGGTATAACGCCATCTACTTGATCTAGGCCTTCAAGATAGTAATCATACCAGAATGAATACTCAAGAGAGAACCACCTAGTCAATAGATTCTCTTTAGGGTTATAGTAATTCAACCGCGACTGAAGGCAAATAACATCCATCGATGCTCTAGAGAATGCGATCACCGCTTTTTTCAATTGGTCTGGTTCAGGGTCATCCTCCGCGTCGTAGATTACGCAGTACTCCCCTCTCGCCCTGAGTAAACCATAGTTGCACGCCCTCGGTTTCGTCCTTATGTCAGCATCAGGTACAATCACGGGGTCAAATATCTTCAGGAACTCCTTGTAACGCCATGTCAGCCTATCGATGGAATCCTTGAGTAAAATAACGTCTCGAACTTTTCCTACAAAACTTAGAGGAATCTCCATCGCTCTTCCGGATGCTGTTCTTACTTTCAGAAACGTTTCAGAAGGGTCTTCGCTTAGGATGACTTCCTCTAGGGTTCCGATTAAGAATCCACTCGGATCTAATATTCTCATTGAAGGCGATAAGCTATTTGCATCCATCGCCGTCCTACCAAATAAACCAGGTGGAGCCACTATG
This sequence is a window from Candidatus Bathyarchaeota archaeon. Protein-coding genes within it:
- a CDS encoding glycosyltransferase — encoded protein: AVEEAIDKGYSEIHERRALKELRYRSPDESAYRVLYPWQRVLILCFIILFSVLFVLNYPLSFIILFSLINIVYFCVNPVKFYIAFKGFRGSRRVVNVSSKDVKNLREKDLPVYTILVPVYREAKALRHVLKNIYNLDYPKEKLDVKILIEEKDDETLGEARKLGLFGNPEVIVAPPGLFGRTAMDANSLSPSMRILDPSGFLIGTLEEVILSEDPSETFLKVRTASGRAMEIPLSFVGKVRDVILLKDSIDRLTWRYKEFLKIFDPVIVPDADIRTKPRACNYGLLRARGEYCVIYDAEDDPEPDQLKKAVIAFSRASMDVICLQSRLNYYNPKENLLTRWFSLEYSFWYDYYLEGLDQVDGVIPLGGTSNHFRTQQLKELGGWDPYNMTEDADLGVRISRRGKKTAMLNSYTYEEANSRLGSWIRQRSRWNKGYIQTYLVHMRHPRKLIKDLGWRKFLLFQLTFGGNIYLPLINPLLWAVTISTLLVPGLFQFLFFYPLNYICATNLLIGNLVYIGLHMGPFILKKNYTSIPLALAIPLYWVLISIGCWRGLLQLMRKPFYWEKTEHGISKLHSLLK